The following proteins come from a genomic window of Daphnia carinata strain CSIRO-1 chromosome 8, CSIRO_AGI_Dcar_HiC_V3, whole genome shotgun sequence:
- the LOC130703704 gene encoding uncharacterized protein LOC130703704, translating to MDLQAQLLQQHKILDNSKAKDAQSLSLQAQLGEKNKLERNSFQTVKEVFPNSNLTEHEDELALGEHSQLFSLPPDSVLNLNSVSAAQKESLVISPCSEGSEQLWDCIWVENGCGTETKIWHKFNMKHGLEFNGGSNQVWKCYRMEESA from the exons atggacctgcaggctcaattattgcaacagcacaaaatattagataacagcaaagctaaggatg ctcaaagtttgagtctacaagctcagctaggggaaaagaacaaattggaacggaacagtttccaaacagtgaaggaggtttttccaaactcaaacctaactgaacatgaggatgaattggcattaggcgaacacagtcag ttattcagtctaccacctgacagtgtgttaaatttaaattctgttagtgctgcacaaaaagaatcgttagtaataagcccgtgcagtgaaggaagtgaacaattgtgggactgtatttgggtcgaaaatgggtgtggtacggaaaccaagatatggcacaagttcaacatgaaacatggattag aatttaatgggggatcaaatcaagtctggaagtgttacaggatggaagagtcagcctag